The DNA region AAGCGCCGGTAGTAGTTCTTCACGTGCGCCGCACGGCGCTTATTGCGGCACGCTTGGCATGCACGCGACGGCTTGCGAGCCTTGCCCGCCAGAAAGTCCTCGGCCGGCTTTTCGCGCCCACACAGTTCACAGCTAGCCACGGCCGGACCACCGGCTCAGCAGAGTGCCCAAGTAGTACGCACCGAGCACAGCCAGCACGTAAATCAACACCACCATGAAGTCCACCTATCTTCAGCCGACTTGACCACCTACCAGATCTGGTAGGTGGGCCAATACGAAAGGGCCGGACGTGCACCGTGTTGGTACATGTCCGGCCCTCATTGGTGCGCCTAGCCGCGCTCTGCCTGCGGAACAATCAGCCGCACGTGCTCAGCGCTGATCCACTCCTCACGGAGCTTGCGCCGCTTCGTGAACCCGGACTCAACTCCGGTGGGCTGGATCTTGAGAACGGGCACCAGCATGGACCCAACTCCAGGCACCTGGACGAGCTTTGCGCTCACCTCACGCACTATCGCGTCAGCCATGCGCACTCGGTTGCCCTGCCGGGCCGAGTATGCGACCAGATCGCCGGGGTAGAGTTCCTGCCCGCTGTAGTCGGTCACGACTCCGCGCTTAGCCACGCTCGGACTCCGTCCAGTCGTCCGGGTAGTTGTCGAACATGATGCGACCCTCCGACAGTGCACTTGCGTGCCGGGATGCGCCAATCCCCCAACGAACCCCCGCATCATCATGGAGCGCGTAACTGATCGACTTCTGATGCTTGCGCGGGCTGTTGAGAGGGTCACCGCCAATCCTCGCCAGCACGGCAGCGAGAAACTCCGCTTCCTGTAGTGAAAGCGTCAGAGCGACCGTGGTCTCGGTCAGCGTTCCCTGCTTCTCGATTGACACTGCCTTAGCCATTTCCCGCCCCTTCGTCGTCGTCCCAGCCGAACCGGCGGCGCCGCTCGTGAATAACTGCCCGCGCCAACTCAGCGGGCCACATCCAAAGCGGCGCCTTGATCTCGTCGTCCGAGAAACCCCGGAGCGGCCTACCCGGCTCGCCCCAGGGCCCCCATTGCTGTCCAGCCATTACGAACCGATGTAGCTAGCCAGGATGACGGAGTTGTTGTGCTGGCGGGAGTCGTCCAGCTTCTCAACCCGGACGTTGGAACCGTCCTTCTTGAAACCGTCGAACGGCTCCCCGGTCTTGCCGCCGGTCACCAGCTCCAGCGCCTGTCGACGACCCTTTGCGCGGACCACGAAGCCATCAAACTCGTTCTCGTTGACGCTGTCGGTGCGGGCAATGAGGTAGAACGCCATGGGTGAACTCTCCTAAATTGGTTGGGGTGTTTGGTGGTCAGCGCGGGTCGGCGATGGCATCCGCATAGGACTTCAGAACCTTCAGCACCGGCTTGTAGTAAGACACGGCCCGACCCTTCTTCGTGGTGTACTCCACAAGCTCAAGGGTCAGCTCGGCCAGCGCCTCACCGTCGATGCGTGCAAGGGCGGCCTCGTACTCGTGAAGTACCTCAGCCAGGCTCCAACTGCCGGACTGGAAACGGAACTTTCCAAGTTCGTAGTCGTCTGCCAGCCGGAACGTGATCGAGATAGACGGGGAAGGACCCATGTAGTCCTTAGCGGCCTGCTTCCGCTCGGCGAACAGCTCTGGGCAGCCGCAACGGCTTCCCCTCTTTTCCTCCGGAGACAGGAACTCCACGCCGTCACAGTGGTGCACCAGCTTCGACCGGTTCCAAAGCTTCATGTCCGCGTGGATCGCCTTGGGGCCATCCAGGACCACCAGGACCTTAGGCTGGTCAGTCTCAACGGAGATGTAGTTCTCGCTCGTGGTCTCCAGCTCCACTGGCGAACCGCCGAAAAGCTGCGCGATTGCGTCGGCCACCTCGGGATCGCCGGTCGAGACGCGCCACTCGCTGAGCGCCACCGGAACGTTGTCCACGGCCTTGCCGGAGTGGAAGCGGCCCACGGTGTCATCCGTGAAACGGGGCTTCGGCTTAGCCTCGGGGTCGGTATCGAAGATGCGAAGCGCCATGCACTCTCCAGTAGTTCGGGGTGCGCCGCTCCGTGCCGCGCACTGTTTCTCTCTCTAATTGCCCTGGAGCGCAAGGGTTTCCGGCGATTGCGGGCATGAAAAAGCCCCCGACAGCCGGAGCCATCGGGGGTGTGTCACGGGCTAGATGAAAGCCGCGACCGGCGCATACTGCTCGGCGGCCTCCAACGCACGAGACCAGGCTGCCCCGTTGTCCTGGGCATCCTGCGCAACGGCCAACGCCAGTGCTGCCGTGTCGCTGACGTTGGCCACGGCACGGGAGACCGAACCCGCGCCGGAACCCTCGTACTTGGCCAGCACATCCAGCGGGACGCCAAGGCGGTTGAGTACCGCACCGACCAGACAGCCGGGGGTCTCGTTGTCGCCATTCTCATCCACATGGACGTAGTAGCAACGCGCAGTGTCGTCGTCGTGGTGCTCCGGAGGGCTGTAGATGAAGTACGGCCGCTCGGCCACGACTTCGCGAAGGGTGGTCATGATCTGGTTGTCCGACAGCGTGACGCGGGCGTAGGCGGTCATGCGCTCTCCAGTGCAATCAGGGAGGGGAATTTCCTTCTAATTGCCCTGGAGCGCAAGGGTTTCCGGACACAACTGTGCCCCGCACCGGGGAATAGTCCGGCGCGGGGCATGGGTTCTACCAGATCTGGTAGGTGGTCAGTTAGTCGGAGGGAGTTCCCACTTACCGGCGTCGTTACTGTCGAGCGTGACCTTGAGAACCTGGCGAGTCTGTGAGTGCCAGACGCACACACCTTCGGGGTTCATGAACCCCGGTGCAGCAACGGAGCCATACTGTGCGAGCCGGCCCAGCGTGGAACGGATGCGTGCCTCGTTGAACGTCCCCTGATACAGCACGGGAACGCGCTGAATCTCAACCCCGCCAATGACCGCGTAGGTGTGCCGGTGGTAGTCAGTGTTGAACAGCGAGAAACGGCGCTCATCGAGCCCGTAGCCGCGCTGGATGCCCCTCCCCCACCACTCGCCGAAGTGCAGCCCCGGGCCGAGGAGTTCGGCCAGTGCAGAGGCATTCTCGTGGACCCAGCGGGCGAAGCCGTAGTTGTCGAGATCCGGCGTAATGATGCGGTTCCGAGACTGCGCGGCAATGCCGTAGGTGCCGGGCGCGTCCGCATTCTCGTAGATGTGCACGGCGGCGTTGGTGCCGTCAAGCTTTTCGGTAACGGTGATGTCCCGGAACAGCCGCTTGGTCTTCGGCCACGGCGTGAACTCAACAGTCACAGTACCCATCCCTTATTGTCGTTCGAGTAGGCGCCCGCCCCCAGCGAAACAAACTCCGGCGGACTCACCGGGCTAGGGTCCCACCGACAGCAGCCACACGACATGAACTCGCCGGGCGCATAAATGACCGGGTCCCCCTCGTTCTCAACTAGCCCTTGCAGTACTGCGATGAGCTCAGACGCCCTCACTTTGCCCGCCTCTGTGTGCCGGTGACCAGCTTCGCCGCGCTGGCTGCCAGCTTCCGGCCAATCACGGTCTTGTTGGCTTCCCGGTCCCAGCTGAAGACATGACGGAGGCTCAGAAAGAACTCGAACACGTCGGCGTCGATACGCACCGGGTAGAACGCCCACTGCTCCTCAGTGATATGCAGCACTGCTGCTCCATCAAAGGTTGGCATAGGCTGGCTGCTGCCATCCGCCGCAATGATTCGGTCAGCATGGGCATACGCGGCCATCTGCAACGCCACTTCGGCGTGAACGTCCTTGGAGGTCTTCCAGTCGACCATCACCAGCATGGGGCGGCCGGAACGATCGGGGGTCACATGGTGGTCGTCGTCAACCCAGATGCGCAGGATGGCGTCGAACGAGCCGGCGTACTCGTGCTCATCCGACCACGCCACATCTTCCGCGCGGACAAGCTCCGGGTTCACAGCCGCCAGAAACTCCCGGAAATGGCGCACGTGGGCCTGAATGTCCGGGTGGACGTGGCCGACGTCCTGACCACGAATCAGCCGCTCGAAGGCGTCATGAGCGGCGCTGCCGATCTCGGCCCGAACCTTGGTGTAACGGCGGGCGGCACCCTTGAGATAGTCGACAGCGCCGGTGCGGTC from Kitasatospora cathayae includes:
- a CDS encoding recombination directionality factor, with translation MALRIFDTDPEAKPKPRFTDDTVGRFHSGKAVDNVPVALSEWRVSTGDPEVADAIAQLFGGSPVELETTSENYISVETDQPKVLVVLDGPKAIHADMKLWNRSKLVHHCDGVEFLSPEEKRGSRCGCPELFAERKQAAKDYMGPSPSISITFRLADDYELGKFRFQSGSWSLAEVLHEYEAALARIDGEALAELTLELVEYTTKKGRAVSYYKPVLKVLKSYADAIADPR
- a CDS encoding RNA ligase family protein, translated to MTVEFTPWPKTKRLFRDITVTEKLDGTNAAVHIYENADAPGTYGIAAQSRNRIITPDLDNYGFARWVHENASALAELLGPGLHFGEWWGRGIQRGYGLDERRFSLFNTDYHRHTYAVIGGVEIQRVPVLYQGTFNEARIRSTLGRLAQYGSVAAPGFMNPEGVCVWHSQTRQVLKVTLDSNDAGKWELPPTN